In one Saimiri boliviensis isolate mSaiBol1 chromosome 19, mSaiBol1.pri, whole genome shotgun sequence genomic region, the following are encoded:
- the PRDX6 gene encoding peroxiredoxin-6 isoform X2: MPGGLLLGDVAPNFEANTTVGPIRFHDFLGDSWGILFSHPRDFTPVCTTELGRAAKLAPEFAKRNVKLIALSIDSVEDHLAWSKDINAYNGEEPTEKLPFPIIDDKNRDLAILLGMLDPAEKDEKGMPVTARVDGDSVMVLPTIPEEEAKKLFPKGVFTKELPSGKKYLRYTPQP; this comes from the exons ATGCCTGGAGGTCTGCTTCTCGGGGACGTGGCTCCCAACTTTGAGGCCAATACCACCGTCGGCCCCATCCGTTTCCACGACTTTCTGGGAGACTC atGGGGCATTCTCTTCTCCCACCCTCGGGACTTTACCCCAGTGTGCACCACAGAGCTTGGCAGAGCTGCAAAGTTGGCACCAGAATTTGCCAAGAGGAATGTTAAGTTGATTGCCCTTTCAATAGACAGTGTCGAGGACCATCTTGCCTGGAGCAAG GATATCAATGCTTACAATGGTGAAGAGCCCACAGAAAAATTACCTTTTCCCATCATTGATGATAAGAATCGGGACCTTGCCATTCTGTTGGGCATGCTGGATCCAGCAGAGAAGGATGAAAAGGGCATGCCTGTGACAGCTCGTGTG GATGGGGATAGTGTGATGGTCCTTCCAACCATCCCTGAAGAAGAAGCCAAAAAACTTTTCCCGAAAGGAGTCTTCACCAAAGAGCTCCCATCTGGCAAGAAATACCTCCGCTACACACCCCAGCCTTAA
- the PRDX6 gene encoding peroxiredoxin-6 isoform X1, with amino-acid sequence MPGGLLLGDVAPNFEANTTVGPIRFHDFLGDSWGILFSHPRDFTPVCTTELGRAAKLAPEFAKRNVKLIALSIDSVEDHLAWSKDINAYNGEEPTEKLPFPIIDDKNRDLAILLGMLDPAEKDEKGMPVTARVVFVFGPDKKLKLSILYPATTGRNFDEILRVVISLQLTAEKRVATPVDWKDGDSVMVLPTIPEEEAKKLFPKGVFTKELPSGKKYLRYTPQP; translated from the exons ATGCCTGGAGGTCTGCTTCTCGGGGACGTGGCTCCCAACTTTGAGGCCAATACCACCGTCGGCCCCATCCGTTTCCACGACTTTCTGGGAGACTC atGGGGCATTCTCTTCTCCCACCCTCGGGACTTTACCCCAGTGTGCACCACAGAGCTTGGCAGAGCTGCAAAGTTGGCACCAGAATTTGCCAAGAGGAATGTTAAGTTGATTGCCCTTTCAATAGACAGTGTCGAGGACCATCTTGCCTGGAGCAAG GATATCAATGCTTACAATGGTGAAGAGCCCACAGAAAAATTACCTTTTCCCATCATTGATGATAAGAATCGGGACCTTGCCATTCTGTTGGGCATGCTGGATCCAGCAGAGAAGGATGAAAAGGGCATGCCTGTGACAGCTCGTGTG GTGTTTGTTTTTGGTCCTGATAAGAAGCTGAAGCTGTCTATCCTCTACCCAGCTACCACTGGCAGGAACTTTGATGAGATTCTCAGGGTAGTCATCTCTCTCCAGCTGACAGCAGAAAAGAGGGTTGCCACCCCAGTTGATTGGaag GATGGGGATAGTGTGATGGTCCTTCCAACCATCCCTGAAGAAGAAGCCAAAAAACTTTTCCCGAAAGGAGTCTTCACCAAAGAGCTCCCATCTGGCAAGAAATACCTCCGCTACACACCCCAGCCTTAA